The Acidobacteriota bacterium genome has a window encoding:
- a CDS encoding YitT family protein — MKATKQTITNTAFVTLGILSAGFGLKGFLLSSRFIDGGVTGVSMLIAALSPVPVWVPILLLNLPFILVGYRQIGRTFALKSTLAIAGLALALALIHYPDVTPDKLLTAVFGGFFLGAGIGLAMRGGAVLDGTEIAALLLSKKAPVTVGDVILVFNIVIFAVAAFFLGVESALYSMLTYFAASRTIDFILHGIEEYNGVIIVSAQNEAIKAAIINDLGRGVTVYQGRGGLTDTEMDNLFCVVTRLELYRLKSLIEELDANAFVVIHPISDVSGGVVKRRALH, encoded by the coding sequence ATGAAAGCCACGAAGCAAACCATCACCAACACCGCCTTCGTCACCCTCGGCATTCTCTCCGCCGGGTTTGGCTTGAAAGGCTTTTTGCTATCCAGCCGCTTTATTGACGGCGGGGTGACGGGCGTTTCGATGTTGATTGCGGCGTTGTCGCCGGTGCCGGTGTGGGTGCCAATTTTGCTGCTCAACTTGCCGTTCATCCTGGTGGGCTACCGGCAAATCGGCAGGACGTTCGCGCTGAAAAGTACGCTGGCGATTGCCGGATTGGCGCTGGCGCTGGCGCTGATTCATTATCCCGATGTGACGCCCGATAAGCTGTTGACGGCGGTCTTCGGCGGCTTCTTTTTGGGCGCGGGCATTGGGTTGGCGATGCGCGGCGGCGCGGTGTTGGATGGGACGGAAATCGCCGCGCTGCTGTTGAGCAAGAAAGCGCCCGTGACAGTGGGCGATGTGATTCTGGTCTTTAATATCGTCATCTTTGCGGTCGCCGCCTTTTTCCTGGGCGTAGAGTCGGCGTTGTATTCGATGCTGACGTATTTTGCGGCCTCGCGCACGATAGATTTCATCTTGCACGGCATCGAAGAGTACAACGGTGTCATCATCGTGTCGGCTCAGAACGAAGCGATCAAAGCGGCGATCATCAATGACTTGGGGCGCGGCGTGACGGTGTACCAGGGACGCGGCGGGCTGACCGATACCGAGATGGACAATCTGTTTTGCGTCGTGACGCGGCTGGAACTGTATCGGCTGAAAAGCTTGATTGAAGAGCTTGACGCCAACGCCTTCGTCGTCATCCATCCGATCTCGGACGTAAGCGGCGGCGTCGTTAAACGGCGTGCGCTGCATTAA
- a CDS encoding SpoIID/LytB domain-containing protein has product MNVDADRWQRAATAALGDREGTVLVIDPQTGRLLAVVNPRLAFSQAFPPGSTIKPFTALTAMRAHLLERATARQCSGRYARGNYATLCSHPKSTTPFNLPQALAYSCNDYFGHVGERISASAVNATLAGFGFGARTGVNAGGEVAGQLITGEWRAQEALGDSANLLVTPVQLLAAYTALVNGGRLYRPQQGEAGAQLKAKVNLAERQRAVLLEGMRGAVKFGTADKAQLDQLPVYVFGKTGTSTASNGFQTQGWFVGFVAPPRDSGLPAPEEIKLGFVVLLKRAHGSQGAEIAKRMLDCGLGLADCGLAASVIERRGDGEIGGTDFAVHSTARFPQTVRVRLGNPQSAIRHPQSKTPPSAIKELPFEAYVAGVVAAEGSVETQAESLKALAVVSRTYAMQNLGRHAREGFDFCSTTHCQQFWLDKTPTRETVRRAVTQTAGEILQDRQGHLAESYFHAACGGQTANLETLWGVRAPEHLRGVRDDYCATRPNRNWTCEITAAQLAQALRGDTRTDVGARLESIAVLQRDASGRAQTLAVTGARRRVLSGWDFKMLVGRKLGWQLLKSSWFEVQRRGERFVFTGHGFGHGLGLCQEGAHVMATRGLGYQQILAFYFPGVASSLAGYGARNGSDRMSPATYTTAARGGMTSDKRATLAGEHFRVSYPVSLAVREVEQILRLLETARADLTRRVEQASLVLPVNSPIEVFVHANTAEFITATGQTGWVAAVTRGRRIETQPLALLQKRGILTTTLRHELTHVAIEMLGQGHTPHWLAEGLALWYAGEGRTLAKVKSREPLTVAELERRLARPANAATKRELYALAYQQVRLLLRTEGEAAVWRRVAKN; this is encoded by the coding sequence TTGAACGTTGATGCTGACCGTTGGCAACGCGCCGCCACTGCCGCGCTTGGCGACCGCGAAGGCACCGTCCTCGTCATTGATCCGCAAACCGGACGCTTGCTGGCGGTCGTCAATCCGCGTCTCGCGTTCAGCCAAGCTTTTCCACCTGGCTCAACGATCAAACCGTTTACCGCGTTGACGGCCATGCGCGCGCATTTGCTCGAACGCGCCACCGCGCGGCAATGCAGTGGACGTTATGCGCGCGGCAATTACGCCACGCTTTGCTCACATCCCAAAAGCACGACGCCCTTCAACTTGCCGCAGGCGCTGGCCTATTCCTGCAACGACTATTTCGGTCACGTCGGCGAACGCATCAGCGCCAGCGCCGTCAACGCGACACTGGCCGGGTTCGGCTTTGGCGCGCGCACGGGCGTGAACGCGGGCGGCGAAGTGGCCGGGCAACTGATTACCGGCGAATGGCGCGCGCAGGAAGCGTTGGGCGACAGCGCCAATCTGTTGGTGACGCCGGTGCAATTGCTGGCGGCGTATACGGCGCTGGTGAATGGCGGACGCTTATATCGTCCACAACAGGGGGAAGCTGGGGCGCAATTGAAAGCCAAAGTAAATCTGGCCGAACGACAGCGCGCCGTCTTGCTCGAAGGCATGCGCGGCGCGGTCAAATTCGGCACGGCGGACAAAGCGCAGTTAGATCAATTGCCGGTCTATGTATTCGGCAAGACCGGGACTTCGACCGCGAGCAACGGCTTTCAAACGCAAGGCTGGTTCGTAGGCTTCGTGGCCCCGCCGCGTGACAGTGGCCTGCCCGCGCCGGAAGAGATCAAGCTCGGCTTTGTCGTCCTGCTCAAACGTGCGCACGGTTCGCAAGGCGCTGAAATCGCCAAACGCATGTTGGATTGCGGATTGGGACTAGCGGATTGTGGATTGGCGGCAAGTGTGATCGAGAGACGGGGAGACGGGGAGATTGGAGGCACTGATTTTGCCGTGCATTCGACTGCGCGTTTTCCACAAACGGTGCGCGTTCGGCTGGGCAATCCGCAATCCGCCATCCGCCATCCGCAATCAAAAACTCCGCCATCCGCCATCAAAGAATTGCCCTTTGAGGCATACGTGGCGGGCGTGGTCGCGGCGGAGGGCAGCGTCGAGACGCAGGCGGAGTCATTGAAAGCCTTGGCCGTAGTCAGCCGCACTTACGCCATGCAGAATCTGGGGCGGCACGCACGCGAAGGCTTTGATTTTTGCAGCACCACACATTGTCAGCAATTCTGGCTGGACAAAACACCCACGCGCGAAACGGTAAGGCGCGCGGTGACGCAAACAGCGGGTGAAATTTTGCAAGACCGGCAAGGGCATTTGGCGGAATCCTATTTTCACGCAGCCTGTGGCGGACAAACAGCGAATCTGGAAACGCTCTGGGGCGTGCGTGCGCCAGAGCATTTGCGCGGCGTGCGCGATGATTACTGCGCCACGCGCCCCAATCGCAACTGGACGTGCGAAATCACGGCGGCCCAACTGGCGCAGGCCTTGCGCGGTGACACGCGCACCGATGTCGGCGCGCGGTTGGAAAGTATCGCCGTCTTACAACGCGATGCCAGCGGGCGTGCGCAAACGCTGGCGGTCACGGGCGCACGGCGGCGTGTGCTGAGCGGCTGGGATTTCAAAATGCTGGTGGGACGCAAACTCGGTTGGCAGTTGCTGAAAAGCTCCTGGTTCGAGGTACAACGGCGCGGCGAACGCTTTGTTTTCACCGGTCACGGCTTCGGCCACGGGTTGGGTCTGTGCCAGGAAGGCGCGCACGTGATGGCCACGCGCGGGCTGGGCTACCAACAAATCCTGGCGTTTTATTTTCCGGGTGTGGCGAGCAGCTTGGCTGGGTACGGTGCCAGGAATGGGAGCGACCGGATGTCACCCGCGACCTACACGACAGCAGCGCGCGGCGGTATGACCTCTGATAAGCGGGCTACGCTGGCGGGCGAGCATTTTCGCGTGAGTTACCCGGTGAGCCTGGCTGTCCGCGAGGTCGAGCAGATATTGCGTTTGCTTGAAACCGCGAGGGCTGATCTGACGCGGCGCGTCGAACAGGCGTCATTGGTATTGCCTGTTAATTCACCGATCGAAGTTTTTGTGCACGCCAACACGGCGGAGTTTATTACGGCGACCGGGCAAACAGGTTGGGTGGCGGCGGTCACACGCGGGCGGCGCATCGAAACGCAGCCGCTGGCCTTGCTGCAAAAACGCGGCATCTTGACGACGACCTTGCGACACGAATTGACGCATGTGGCAATTGAAATGCTAGGACAGGGCCACACGCCACACTGGCTGGCCGAAGGCTTGGCGCTCTGGTACGCGGGCGAAGGGCGAACGTTGGCGAAGGTGAAATCACGTGAACCCTTAACTGTTGCTGAATTGGAGCGCCGGTTGGCGCGTCCGGCGAATGCCGCAACCAAGCGCGAATTGTATGCGCTGGCGTATCAGCAAGTGCGGTTGTTGTTACGCACTGAAGGTGAGGCTGCGGTGTGGCGGCGTGTGGCGAAAAACTAA
- a CDS encoding sigma-70 family RNA polymerase sigma factor yields the protein MSAPSSPSVPAATQAEVSRLLAAWGQGDAEALSNLLPLVYDELRRLADSYLRRERDGHTLQPTALVHEAFLRLIGHPPQLAEAESRAHFFGIAAQVMRQVLVDHARAHAAAKRGGAWQRISLTAAQFDASVDAHEIELLALDQALTRLAAFDPQLARLVELRYFADLTIEETAHVLGLSPATIKREWQTARTWLQRELRRGEKMADKPEESS from the coding sequence ATGTCAGCGCCGTCATCTCCATCCGTGCCCGCCGCCACGCAAGCCGAAGTCTCGCGCCTGCTGGCCGCTTGGGGGCAAGGTGATGCAGAAGCCTTATCGAACTTGCTGCCCTTGGTCTATGACGAATTGCGGCGGCTGGCGGACAGCTATTTACGCCGTGAACGTGACGGTCACACCTTGCAACCGACGGCCTTGGTGCACGAAGCTTTTTTGCGCCTGATCGGTCATCCACCGCAACTCGCCGAAGCGGAAAGCCGCGCCCATTTCTTTGGCATCGCTGCCCAAGTGATGCGCCAGGTGCTCGTTGACCACGCGCGCGCCCACGCTGCCGCCAAACGCGGCGGCGCTTGGCAACGCATCAGTTTGACGGCGGCGCAATTCGACGCCTCGGTGGATGCGCACGAAATCGAACTGCTGGCGTTGGACCAAGCGCTGACGCGGCTGGCGGCCTTCGATCCGCAATTGGCCCGGTTGGTCGAATTGCGCTACTTCGCCGATTTGACCATCGAAGAGACGGCCCACGTGCTCGGCCTGTCGCCCGCCACGATCAAACGCGAATGGCAAACCGCGCGCACCTGGTTGCAGCGCGAATTGCGGCGCGGAGAGAAAATGGCAGACAAGCCGGAAGAATCAAGCTAA
- a CDS encoding serine/threonine protein kinase, which translates to MTGERWQRIKAIFQSALDRAPGERLAYVAEACAGDGTLQVEVESLLKEQDALPAEPGTTVEGGVNGGLVARLLSRTQDVAGQRIGAYQIIRELGHGGMGAVYLAERADAQFRQRVALKLIRRGLEHGEVLRRFRYERQILAGLQHPNIARLLDGGATEDGTPYFALEYVEGEPLDEYCRVHKLTVPQRLELFRTVCAAVHYAHQNLVIHRDLKPGNILISHDGTPKLLDFGIAKLLNPTQFDLTDAQTQASVRPMTPAYASPEQVRGRAVTTASDVYSLGVLLYELLTGRRPYEIAGLSVREIEQAVCDSEPERPSTALAHAAQSGKRREAILRASVKTAVAHPAPATQATEAFDEASLAGLDPERARRQMRGDLDNIVMMALRKEPERRYASAEQLAEDIRRHLAGLPVLARPNTVSYRATKFIQRHKAGVIAALLVVISLVTGLVSAVRQARIAERRFNEVRQLANVYLFEFHDAIEKLPGATPARQLVVKRALEYLERLSQEVAGDRSLQRELAAAYLKVGDVQGRPGFPNLGDAAGALDSYKKSLALRAPLLAAMPSDVALQREHANNLDRLGDTLRMSGALGPAIEHYQQARALREPLSAVAPQDRTARADLASSLQRLGDATALSGKRPEALALQQQALQLLSALAGEAPNDGRARRDLYIGLIKLGDRQGAIGDKPAMLASYRQALSVAQTAAAADTNDARAQRELAIAHDKLGNGLLANNEAAPALEQYRQALALREKLAAADAQNVEAQRDLATSYGKLGETLEKLNDPNGALTQYRQMLALDEQMLRLRPDYAETKSDLAFDHEKLGLVLTARAEFDAALAQHRQAAKLREELVQADPQNAEIKRDLAGSYAFIGDVAVKLGARNTELRREACTAYQRSRALREALQAQQTPAPDEAAALQQVIAALEKCK; encoded by the coding sequence ATGACGGGAGAACGTTGGCAACGCATCAAGGCCATCTTTCAGTCCGCGCTTGACCGCGCGCCAGGCGAACGGCTGGCTTACGTCGCCGAGGCCTGCGCGGGCGACGGCACGTTGCAGGTCGAGGTGGAATCGTTGCTGAAAGAGCAAGACGCCTTGCCCGCTGAACCCGGGACAACCGTGGAAGGCGGCGTCAACGGCGGTTTGGTGGCCCGGTTGCTCAGCCGCACACAAGACGTGGCGGGCCAGCGCATCGGGGCCTATCAAATTATTCGCGAATTGGGACACGGCGGCATGGGCGCGGTGTATCTGGCCGAACGCGCCGACGCTCAATTCCGTCAGCGCGTCGCGTTGAAACTGATTCGGCGCGGGTTGGAGCACGGCGAAGTGTTGCGCCGCTTTCGTTACGAACGTCAGATTCTCGCCGGGCTGCAACACCCCAACATCGCGCGCTTGTTGGATGGCGGCGCAACCGAAGACGGCACGCCCTACTTCGCGCTCGAATACGTCGAGGGTGAACCGCTGGATGAATACTGCCGCGTGCACAAACTGACGGTGCCGCAACGCCTCGAACTCTTTCGCACGGTCTGTGCCGCCGTGCATTACGCCCACCAGAATCTGGTCATCCACCGCGACCTGAAACCCGGCAACATTCTCATCAGTCACGACGGTACGCCGAAGCTGCTTGATTTCGGCATCGCCAAGCTGCTCAACCCCACGCAATTCGACCTGACCGACGCCCAGACCCAAGCCTCGGTGCGCCCGATGACGCCCGCTTACGCCAGCCCCGAACAGGTGCGCGGCCGGGCCGTCACGACCGCCAGCGATGTTTACAGCCTGGGCGTGTTGCTTTACGAATTGCTGACCGGACGGCGGCCTTATGAAATCGCGGGGTTATCGGTGCGCGAGATTGAACAGGCGGTTTGTGATTCCGAACCTGAACGCCCCAGCACGGCACTGGCCCACGCCGCGCAATCGGGCAAGCGCCGCGAGGCTATTTTGCGCGCCTCGGTGAAAACTGCCGTCGCGCATCCCGCGCCGGCTACACAGGCCACCGAAGCTTTTGATGAAGCGAGCCTGGCAGGACTCGACCCCGAACGTGCGCGCCGCCAGATGCGGGGCGACCTCGACAACATCGTGATGATGGCGCTGCGCAAAGAACCGGAGCGCCGCTACGCCTCTGCCGAACAACTGGCCGAAGACATACGCCGCCATCTGGCCGGCCTGCCCGTGCTGGCGCGCCCGAACACGGTGAGTTACCGCGCGACCAAATTCATCCAGCGGCACAAGGCCGGCGTCATCGCGGCGCTGCTGGTCGTCATCAGTTTGGTGACCGGGCTGGTGTCCGCCGTGCGCCAGGCGCGCATCGCCGAGCGGCGTTTCAACGAAGTGCGCCAATTGGCGAATGTCTATCTGTTTGAATTCCACGACGCGATTGAGAAGCTGCCTGGCGCGACACCCGCGCGGCAACTGGTGGTCAAACGCGCGCTCGAATACCTGGAACGGTTGTCGCAGGAAGTAGCGGGCGACCGCAGCTTGCAGCGCGAATTGGCCGCCGCCTATTTGAAAGTCGGCGATGTGCAAGGGCGTCCCGGTTTTCCAAACCTGGGCGATGCGGCGGGCGCACTCGACAGCTACAAAAAGTCATTGGCCTTGCGCGCGCCGCTGCTGGCTGCCATGCCCAGCGATGTCGCCTTGCAACGCGAACACGCCAACAACTTGGATCGGTTGGGCGATACCTTGCGGATGAGCGGTGCGCTCGGCCCAGCCATCGAGCATTACCAACAAGCGCGCGCCTTGCGCGAACCGCTGAGCGCCGTCGCCCCGCAAGACCGCACCGCGCGCGCCGACCTGGCCTCGAGCCTGCAACGTTTGGGCGATGCGACGGCCCTGAGCGGCAAACGCCCCGAAGCGTTGGCCCTGCAACAACAGGCCTTGCAACTGCTCAGCGCGCTGGCTGGCGAAGCGCCGAATGATGGCCGGGCGCGCCGCGACCTTTACATCGGCCTGATCAAACTCGGCGACCGGCAAGGCGCGATCGGCGACAAACCGGCCATGCTCGCCAGTTACCGGCAGGCGTTGAGTGTGGCGCAAACCGCTGCCGCCGCCGACACCAACGACGCCCGCGCACAACGCGAATTAGCCATCGCGCACGACAAACTCGGCAACGGCTTGCTTGCCAACAATGAGGCCGCGCCGGCATTGGAACAGTATCGGCAGGCGCTCGCGCTGCGGGAAAAGCTGGCCGCCGCCGATGCGCAGAATGTCGAAGCCCAACGCGACCTGGCGACCAGTTACGGCAAGCTGGGCGAAACGCTGGAAAAGCTGAATGACCCGAACGGCGCGCTGACGCAATATCGCCAGATGCTCGCGCTGGATGAGCAGATGTTGCGCCTGCGCCCGGATTACGCCGAAACGAAAAGTGATCTGGCTTTCGATCACGAAAAGCTCGGCTTGGTGCTGACCGCACGCGCTGAGTTCGACGCTGCGCTCGCCCAACATCGCCAAGCCGCCAAATTGCGCGAAGAACTTGTGCAGGCCGATCCGCAAAATGCCGAGATCAAGCGCGACCTCGCCGGTTCGTATGCCTTTATCGGGGACGTGGCGGTGAAGCTAGGCGCCAGGAATACCGAGTTGCGGCGCGAAGCCTGCACCGCTTATCAACGCAGCCGCGCCTTGCGCGAAGCCTTGCAGGCGCAACAAACACCTGCACCCGACGAAGCCGCAGCTTTGCAGCAGGTCATTGCGGCGCTCGAAAAATGCAAATGA
- the sat gene encoding sulfate adenylyltransferase yields the protein MSLIQPHGGTLVDRKVTGQAREEWLRRAKGLPRVTLNARNEADLELLANGAFSPLEGFLNEADYLRVRDERRLASGLVWSIPVTLAVDGATRKSLRTGTDIALYARDGRLLAILHLEEIYGYNKELEAAAVYKTTDAKHPGVAAVYEQGEFLLGGKISLLEEVNPATFAQYRLSPRQTRDLFTARNWQRIVAFQTRNPVHRAHEYIQKSALEIVDGLLLHPIVGETKSDDIPAEVRVKAYEVLLAGYYPQDRVQLAVLPAAMRYAGPREAIFHALIRQNYGCSHFIVGRDHAGVGNYYGTYEAQQAFGDFAPGEIGITTLFFDNTFFCRRCDGMASLKTCPHDAAEHVSLSGTKVRELLAAGEIPPVEFTRAEVAQVLIEGLKAQALKASA from the coding sequence ATGAGCTTAATTCAACCACACGGCGGCACATTAGTTGATCGTAAAGTAACTGGACAAGCACGCGAAGAGTGGCTGCGCCGGGCAAAGGGCTTGCCGCGTGTCACGCTCAATGCGCGCAATGAGGCCGATTTGGAGCTGCTGGCGAATGGCGCTTTTTCGCCGCTCGAAGGGTTTTTGAACGAAGCCGATTATCTGCGTGTACGCGATGAACGGCGGCTGGCGAGTGGCTTGGTGTGGTCAATCCCTGTGACGTTGGCGGTGGATGGAGCCACGCGCAAGTCGTTACGCACGGGTACAGACATTGCCCTGTATGCGCGTGACGGGCGTTTGCTGGCGATTCTGCATTTGGAAGAGATTTACGGCTACAACAAAGAGTTGGAAGCTGCGGCGGTTTACAAAACCACCGACGCCAAACATCCCGGCGTGGCCGCTGTTTATGAACAAGGCGAATTCCTGTTGGGCGGTAAGATCAGCTTGCTGGAAGAAGTGAACCCCGCGACGTTTGCGCAATACCGGTTAAGCCCGCGCCAAACGCGCGACTTATTCACGGCGCGCAACTGGCAGCGCATCGTCGCCTTTCAAACCCGTAACCCGGTGCACCGGGCGCACGAATATATTCAAAAAAGCGCGCTGGAAATTGTGGATGGCTTGTTACTGCATCCCATCGTGGGCGAAACGAAATCAGACGATATTCCGGCTGAGGTGCGCGTCAAGGCATACGAGGTGTTACTCGCCGGTTACTACCCGCAAGACCGCGTGCAACTGGCGGTGTTACCGGCCGCGATGCGCTATGCCGGGCCGCGCGAAGCGATCTTCCACGCGCTGATTCGGCAGAACTATGGCTGCTCGCATTTCATCGTTGGGCGCGATCACGCGGGCGTGGGCAATTACTACGGCACCTATGAAGCGCAACAGGCCTTTGGCGATTTTGCGCCGGGCGAGATTGGCATCACGACGTTGTTCTTTGACAACACGTTTTTCTGCCGCCGCTGCGATGGGATGGCTTCGTTGAAAACCTGCCCGCACGATGCGGCGGAACACGTTTCGTTGAGTGGTACCAAGGTGCGTGAGTTACTGGCCGCAGGCGAAATTCCCCCGGTTGAATTCACACGCGCCGAAGTGGCGCAGGTGCTGATCGAAGGGCTGAAAGCGCAGGCCTTAAAAGCCAGCGCCTGA
- a CDS encoding DUF1175 family protein translates to MIRHVAAAHRKGLALEEWGNIQDLWRYWQGRRHALIVRTEVTRDYSSQQAQPEKVKRVMQHVPHPKTVVSPLQRYGWAILILSLGLLACGQPPQAHTTRATTTPPAKPTLPDTLNDGDADGLPDAMELRSYADRESFRRWFTALAELQFYRLSAQWNAEQRDCAGLVRFAWREALRKHDRLWFQGMGDGVEAVAPDVRAYTLDRSPVGEKLFRAEFGSFQEADLTNGKLSEFADARTLKNYNTTFVSRDWRQAQPGDLLFYHQPWVQKYPYHVMLFLGEARHANEGAHDWVVYHTGSSAEDKGEVKKVRLSVLEQHPDRRWRPVEGNKIFLGFYRLKILQ, encoded by the coding sequence ATGATCCGGCACGTGGCGGCGGCTCATCGCAAGGGGCTGGCGTTGGAGGAATGGGGAAACATCCAAGACCTTTGGCGCTATTGGCAGGGCCGCCGTCACGCGCTTATAGTACGCACCGAAGTCACACGAGATTATTCTTCCCAACAGGCGCAACCGGAGAAGGTTAAACGAGTGATGCAGCACGTGCCACATCCGAAAACAGTGGTGTCCCCTCTCCAGCGGTATGGCTGGGCCATACTCATCTTGAGCCTGGGTTTGCTCGCCTGCGGACAGCCGCCGCAAGCGCACACCACACGCGCCACGACTACTCCTCCGGCAAAACCGACCTTGCCTGATACTTTGAATGATGGGGATGCTGATGGCCTGCCCGACGCAATGGAGTTGCGTTCGTATGCCGACCGCGAAAGCTTCCGCCGCTGGTTCACGGCGCTGGCCGAACTACAGTTTTATCGCTTGAGCGCGCAATGGAATGCTGAGCAACGTGATTGCGCAGGGCTGGTACGTTTCGCCTGGCGCGAAGCGTTGCGCAAACACGACCGCCTTTGGTTTCAAGGCATGGGTGACGGCGTCGAAGCCGTCGCGCCTGACGTGCGCGCCTACACGCTCGACCGTTCGCCGGTTGGTGAAAAGCTCTTTCGCGCCGAATTCGGTTCATTTCAGGAAGCGGATTTGACGAACGGCAAGCTGTCAGAATTTGCCGATGCACGGACGCTGAAAAATTACAACACGACGTTTGTCAGCCGCGACTGGCGTCAAGCGCAGCCGGGCGATTTGCTCTTTTATCACCAGCCCTGGGTGCAGAAATACCCCTATCACGTGATGCTCTTTTTGGGCGAAGCGCGCCACGCCAACGAAGGCGCGCACGATTGGGTCGTCTATCACACTGGCAGTTCCGCTGAAGATAAAGGCGAAGTGAAGAAGGTGCGCTTGTCAGTGTTGGAGCAACATCCAGACCGGCGCTGGCGGCCTGTCGAAGGGAATAAAATTTTTTTGGGGTTTTACAGATTGAAGATTTTGCAGTGA
- a CDS encoding phosphoadenylyl-sulfate reductase, with the protein MSAIAMTKASAAEAEAAHWSQQFEGKSIEALLEWAVGRFAPKLVMTSSFGPEGIVLIDKLARIAPQTPVIFLDTGFHFAATHEVKERVRERYGLNLIEQQAALTVAEQDAQYGVALHARQPDVCCRLRKVEPLKGALAGYAGWLSALRRDQAATRAQIGKVQWNAKHNLLKLNPLADWTRGQVWDYVLRHELPYNRLLDAGYTSIGCEPCTRPVALGAHERSGRWTGQGKVECGIHL; encoded by the coding sequence ATGAGTGCAATTGCAATGACGAAAGCCAGCGCGGCTGAAGCCGAAGCCGCGCATTGGTCACAACAGTTCGAGGGCAAATCCATTGAAGCGCTGCTGGAATGGGCGGTCGGGCGTTTTGCGCCGAAGCTGGTGATGACGTCGAGCTTTGGGCCGGAAGGCATCGTGTTGATAGACAAACTCGCGCGCATTGCGCCGCAAACGCCGGTGATCTTTTTGGACACGGGCTTTCATTTCGCCGCGACCCACGAGGTGAAAGAGCGTGTGCGCGAACGCTATGGCTTGAACCTGATTGAACAGCAGGCCGCGTTGACGGTGGCGGAACAAGACGCGCAATACGGCGTGGCCTTGCACGCGCGGCAGCCAGACGTTTGCTGCCGTTTGCGCAAGGTCGAACCGCTCAAGGGCGCGCTGGCCGGTTATGCGGGCTGGCTTTCAGCGCTGCGGCGCGATCAGGCTGCGACGCGGGCGCAAATCGGCAAGGTGCAATGGAATGCCAAGCACAATTTGTTGAAGCTCAATCCGCTGGCCGATTGGACGCGCGGGCAGGTGTGGGATTACGTATTGCGGCACGAATTGCCTTACAACCGCTTGCTGGACGCGGGTTACACCAGCATCGGTTGCGAACCGTGTACGCGCCCTGTTGCGCTTGGCGCGCACGAACGCAGCGGGCGTTGGACAGGGCAGGGCAAGGTGGAGTGCGGCATTCATCTGTGA
- the cysC gene encoding adenylyl-sulfate kinase, with amino-acid sequence MSQGFTLWFTGLSGVGKTTLTNELVPHLKAHGVNVEVLDGDEVRTNLSKGLGFSKEDRDTNIRRIGYVARLLARNGVGVIAAAISPYRAIRDEVRASVEAEGARFVEVYVQASLDTLVARDVKGLYKKALAGEIKEFTGVSDPYEAPLQPEVLVSSDTETVAESAAKILARLAELGLIAGAQGKAVAA; translated from the coding sequence ATGTCGCAAGGATTTACCCTCTGGTTTACGGGACTGTCAGGCGTAGGCAAAACGACGCTCACCAACGAACTCGTGCCGCATTTGAAAGCGCACGGCGTCAACGTCGAGGTGCTCGATGGCGATGAAGTCCGCACCAATCTGAGCAAAGGGCTGGGCTTCTCGAAAGAAGACCGCGACACCAACATTCGCCGCATCGGTTATGTGGCGCGGTTGCTGGCGCGCAATGGCGTCGGTGTGATCGCGGCGGCGATTTCGCCCTATCGCGCGATTCGTGACGAAGTGCGCGCCAGTGTCGAAGCCGAAGGCGCGCGGTTTGTCGAGGTCTATGTGCAGGCTTCGCTCGATACGCTGGTCGCGCGCGACGTGAAAGGGCTTTACAAGAAAGCGCTGGCAGGCGAGATCAAAGAATTCACCGGCGTTTCCGACCCTTACGAAGCGCCGTTGCAACCGGAAGTGCTGGTCAGCAGCGATACTGAAACCGTCGCCGAAAGCGCCGCCAAGATTCTGGCGAGACTCGCGGAATTGGGCTTGATCGCGGGGGCGCAGGGGAAAGCAGTGGCGGCATGA
- the tnpA gene encoding IS200/IS605 family transposase — protein sequence MAQTLTSLLVHIVFSTKHRADLITPEIEPELYPYLGGIAANHQSPLLAAGGTANHVHLLVSLSKNIALKDLLQNLKQDSSKWIKAKGCEFAGFHWQDGYGAFSIGKSQTPNLRAYLAKQKIHHQRVKFEDELLELLQKYDVEYDERYLWD from the coding sequence ATGGCACAAACCTTAACCAGCTTGCTCGTGCACATTGTTTTCTCAACCAAACACCGCGCGGATTTGATTACGCCCGAAATCGAGCCGGAGCTTTACCCCTATCTCGGCGGCATCGCGGCCAATCACCAATCGCCTTTGTTGGCGGCGGGCGGTACAGCGAATCATGTGCATCTGCTGGTTTCGCTGTCGAAAAACATCGCCTTGAAAGACCTCTTGCAGAATTTGAAACAGGATTCGTCCAAGTGGATCAAAGCCAAAGGGTGTGAGTTCGCGGGATTTCATTGGCAGGACGGGTACGGCGCGTTTTCAATCGGAAAATCACAGACTCCGAACCTGCGGGCCTATTTGGCGAAACAGAAGATTCATCACCAACGGGTGAAGTTTGAAGATGAATTGCTCGAGTTGTTGCAAAAGTATGATGTCGAGTATGACGAACGCTATTTGTGGGATTGA